Genomic segment of Blastopirellula marina:
AAATCGAGTGGGCCAGCGATCGGGGCTGTGCGTGAAGGCTCGGTGGTAGAGCAGCCACCAATAACCAAAAGAGTCGCAAGCGGGAACAGTTTCTTCGAGCGAAGTGCCAACATTCGGCAGTCTCACCATGCATGCGCGATCCCAAATAGCAGGTTACTATCGGTTCGCTAAGAGAGTCGAATTAGGGCACGGTCCAGCAAATTGATCGGAAGCCTCGTAACTCACAGCACGGCCGAATATGACGCTTGGATCTATTTTTCTAAGTGCAACGGTCGGTTTATGCGGGTTAGGTAGATTTGGAGAGCGATTAAGTTCTGCTCGTCAACATCTATGAATCTCTTCTGATTTTGTAACATGTTGTGCCAAAACAAGTTGCAGTGAACGCAGGCATTGCATTCGTGGCTGAGGATAGGGAAGTTCTCGAATTCGATAAATTCCTCTCAAGTTTTCTGACCTAATCTCCGTCGGTCTACGCGTAAGCCTTATGAATGCTCCCTAGCCACGAACCACTTGTGGTCAACTAATCCACGATTGCTTCCTCCACCTAAATTGTCCTCCCCTCATCTCGAAGGAGATTATCGTGCGTCACCTCCCGCTCGTCTCCCTGTTTATCGTTACCTTCGCTGCTTCACCCGTATTTGCGGAAACGACTACGGCGGATGTCGAGCCGTTTCTGGTGGAAGGACGAATCGATGACGGCATCGCAGCGATGAAGCAGCGTTTGAAAGCGGCCCCGACCGATGCTGAGGCTCAATTTGCGTTAGGGATCTTCTCAACATTGGAGGCGGTCGAGAATCTTTCTCAGAATCTATACCGCTATGGACTTAGGCCACAAAGTCCTCGCGTTCCTTTTGTGCGTCTACCGGTTCCTGTCAACCCTAATCCTGAGCCGTTGACGTATTTGAAGTGGCGGGCGATCATGCAGCAGTTCATCGATGACCTGGCCGTTGCCGATGCGGAACTATCGAAGGTAGATGATCCAAATGTGAAATTGAAGCTGCCAGTCGGTCTGGTTCGGCTCGACCTGAACGGGGACGGCAAGTCCGAAGATGGCGAGACCTTTTGGAAAGTGTTTACGGCGGTTGCCTGGCGAGCTGCCAAGTTGGATGAAGATCAGCAGCGATTTGATATCGGTTTCGACAAAGCCGATGTCCATTGGCTTATTGGGTATACCCATCTGCTGAGAGCGATGGGCGAAGCGTACTTGGCTTACGACACCGAAGGCTTCTTTAATAATACCGCCGCCATCTTCTTTGATGGAATCGACTCACCCCTGGCGCAATTTAAGGCCAATCAACAAAACCGGTTCATGGATCAATTCGCCGATGGAATCCTTGCGATTCACATGTTCAACTTCGATGTCGCCGAACCTCGAAGGATGGAAGTCGCTCGTCAGCATCTTTTGACGATGATCTCGCATAGTCGCTTGGTTTGGGCTTATTGTACGAAAGAGACGGATGATGATCGTGAATGGATACCTAATGCGAAGCAAACCAGCTTGACTCCATTGACCGTGAATGACGCTAGAATCCAAGGATGGGCGACCTTCTTGGACGAAGCCGAAACTGTGTTAGAAGGGAAGAAGCTGTTGCCCCACTGGCGAGTTTCCGATGGACGAGGAATCAATTTGAAGCGGGTCTTTACTGAGCCAACCCGGTTTGATCTGGTCGGCTGGGCACATGGGGTCTCGGCGATTCCCTACCTCGAAGAAGGCAGCAAAGTCTCTCCGGAGACCGCTCGAACGCTTCAGCAAACGTTCGGAGGGCGATTCACCGTGTTCGCGATCTGGTTTCAGTAGAGCCTTGTGAATTGATCGCCGGTTATAGATCCCAGTTCAGATTGACGTTGGGTTCGGCTTTCACGTCGAGTTCGAGCTTACTGTTCACATTGCATGATGGTGGCAAAGTGTCAGTGTCTGGCACGTGTCGACCATCTTCCAATGTGATTGTCTTGCCATTGGGCCAACTGGCGTAAAACTCGACTCGCTTGTGACCTGGTGTCGATTCACCATCAAAACGTCCCTCCGCAATCATGATGACCTGTGTTGGTCCGCCCCCTGTTTCATTCATAGTAGGAAGGAGAACCAGCTTGCCTTCTTCGATCGGTTGACCTTGGTAGGTTACCGTTCCCGAAACAGGAAAACGCGTCAATCCGTCACCCGACGTACCGCAACCTGTAAGCATAAAACAGGCAATCACCGAGCCTGTCAGGAAAGAACGTGGGACGAACATGAGCATGTCTCAATCAGGATTCGGATAGAAGGAAAGCACGGGAGCGATCGATTACCACTCAAGCGTGACTTCGCCACCGGCACGCGTGCCAGCGGCTTGCCAAGTTGCACTATCGATGGTCTCGCCGACGAAGCTTACTGAACCATCGACGCGCAACGCTTGCACACCGCCTGGATGATGGCTGCGTGCGTACGTTGCGTAGACTCCGCCCGAACCTGCACTCACCGCTGGTGCGAATTGTTCGTTGTTCACAAAGCGACCTGCTTCTTGCACATCCGGTGTAGCCGAGTTGGGCGTAACGTAAGCGGAGATCGTTGCGTTGCCGGTGTAGCACATGTTGTACATCCCACGTCGATCGGTCACGGAAGCATTCACGCCACCTTCTGGGATCAGGTTGATTTCACTCACCATGAGCGTGTGGCTGGTACCGTCCAGAACATCGGCGATGCGAACCTTCGACAAGGCAAAGAACATTCCGTTCATCCGTTCGTCGGCGTTACCGGCTTGGTCGTAGTAACGCGTGTTCCCATGCACCCCTAGATAGTTGCCGCCAAAGCCTTCTTTGGAAACCTTTGGACTCGATCCGTCAGACGGGCACATGTATCCAGGCACGATCGTTGTCACTTCGGGAATGACCCATGACGGCTGATTGATCTTTTGACCCGCATCGAGCTTCTCCCATAATGCTTCTTGCTCTAGAAAAGGAAGAATGCTGCGGGCGTAGCAATAACGGAATTGGTGTCCCGATGTGTTAAAAGGGCGAACGTCGTAGCCTAAAGTTTGAAAGTAACCGGGCGGAAAGCTGCGCATCGAATCGTGATAGGTATGCATCGCGATACCGATTTGCTTCAAATTATTGCTGCAAGACATTCGCCGAGCAGCTTCGCGGGCTTGCTGAACGGCCGGTAGTAGGAGAGAAACCAGCACCCCAATAATTGCGATCACGACCAGCAATTCAACGAGCGTGAAACCACGAAGTGTCTTCGTTTTCATTTCGTTAGTCCTAAGAAATGACTAAGAATTAATTTTGAAAGTCAATCCTAGGCATACTGGATTGCGCAGACCATGATCATTTTCACAGCAAGCTAATGTTCTTAAACGACGATTCGGAGATAGGTCATTTTCTGTCCATCGGATAACATCAAAAGCGGTTCCTGGGAGCCGGTTCGTCCCTTCCTAAGAGTGGCGTTTGCAAGCTGTTGAGCAGAGAAGTAATGAATTCCGACGAACTAATGAAGCGATTGGCCGAGGTCACTCGTCTAGAATTTCGTGCGGTAACGAACGGGCAAAAGAGTGGATGGCAAGGGAATGGCCGAGGGGCTGTTTCGGTCGCCTCACTTGATTCGAGCTCGGTTCTGTTTACCGAAACAGGAAGCTGGAAAACGGAAGAGGGGCGGCAGATCGATTTCCGCAACATCTACCGCTGGAGCGATGTAGTCGATGGGATTCGACTCGAGCACTTACGATTTGGCCCAGACCAGCCGGTTTATCTGTTTGATTTGCTCCCGATTAGCATGAGCCAGTGGATCTCGCGCAGTCCACACGTTTGCCGTGAGGACTGCTACCAGGCCGACCTGGTCATCGGTTCTAGTTCGATCGAACTTACGTGGAGGATCACTGGTCCTAAGAAAGATGAAACCATTCACTACATTTATGAGTGAATTCTAACCTAACATGCGATCGAGGCCGGCGAGCGCGACATGCCAAGCGGCTCGGCGTGATTCTTGCGTTTGCCACCACTGAGTGACGATTTCAGCAAGGGCTTCATGGCCAGCATGAGCGACTTGCCAAAGCTTCAGCGCTTCAGCCAGGGAAACCGTTCCTGGCCTGACCAGTTCTACCTCTTCTGCCGCGTACAGTATTGCGGGCAGAGTCGCCAGTCGAGCGACCATCGGTATTCGGTCGGGTTCGATCAATTCACTGTACTTGGGAAGATCGATATTCAGTTGTGAAATCAACCATCCCAAACGTACCACTTCGGGCAGTTGAGGGTGAGGGTCATATAGCATCGCTTCCATGCGGAGGCTGTTGTAGCTTAAGTGAGCCGTTCCCCGGCCACCGCTGACCGGAAGGACGAGGATCACCGAGGCAAGGTCGGGGATGAACTCTTCTGGAAGGACGCGATTAAGAAAGTACATCAAACCTGGACCGCGAGCTTCCCAGGCCTCTTGTAGCGGCCGGCGGCGCAAAGATAGCTCTTCGTTCACTTTGGGAACGGCGGATTGGTACGCTACGGCTAAATCCGCAAGTGCACCGCTGATTGTCGCTCGATGTGAAGATTCGCTCACATCCAAGCCACGCGTTTTCCGCAATACCACGCCAGCCAGTTCGCTCTTTCCGGTCATCTGGGCCGAAAGCGGCAAAGCGTGTCGCCAGAACAGTTTCGGCGCGATCGCAGCTCGTTCGACCTCTTGAATAAGCCGCTTTGCAGCCGGTGCAACATGGGTGACAAGACTTTCCGAGGCATTTTCTGGGGCTTTCCCGGACAGAATTTGGGCCGCATGCAAGCAACTTGTCCAGCTATTTTCTTGCCAGCGAAGTTCCAGATTCATCCTTAGGTTCCTTCCGTTGGGGCGGGAGTTTGTTCTAAAATCATCTCTTTCATCCAGGCTGGCCGCAAACGATTAGGGAGATTGCTTCCTGCGAGATGTCGGCCTGATACCCCAACTCTATGTTCTACACGCGCCCAGGGAGAGTGGAACTCATGCTGAAAGAAAACGGAAACCGATGGTCGATCGGCGATTCTACCGATTTGTACGAAATCGACCGTTGGGGAAAGAACTATTTCAGTATTAACGAATCTGGAAACGTTGTTGTTCACCCCTCCAAGTCGACAGAACATGGCATCGACCTGAAAGCCGTTGTCGATCGCATGGAAGATCGAGGAATCGACTTGCCGATCTTGCTTCGATTCAGCGAGATCCTGCAAAATCGTCTGAAGGAAATCCACGATGCTTTTGCCACGGCGATCAATGACTACGAATACCAGAACAAGTATTCGTGTATCTATCCGATCAAGGTGAATCAGCAGCGTCACGTAGTTGAGGAAGTGCTCGATTACGGTCGTCCCTATGGTTTCGGGCTGGAAGCAGGTAGCAAGCCTGAGCTACTTGCCGTGATCGCAATGACGGACGATACGACCCCGATTATCTGCAACGGCTTTAAAGACGCCGAATACATCGAAATTGCGATGTATGGTCAAAAGCTGGGACGCACAATCATTCCGGTTGTGGAAAAGTACACCGAGCTCGATTTGATCCTTCGCACCGCCGAACAGATTGGTGTGCGGCCCAAGATTGGGTTCCGCGTCAAGCTGGCCTCGCGTGGTAAGGGACGCTGGTCGGCAAGTGGCGGCTATCACAGTAAATTTGGCCTGACCGTGACCGAAGTCTTACGAGCCCTGGACGAACTAAAATCGCGGGGGATGGAAGATTGTTTCCAGTTGCTGCATTACCATCAGGGCAGCCAAGTGAGCAACATTCGTTACGTGAAAGCTGCACTGATCGAAGCGGCCCGCATCTACGTCGACTTATCGAAACGTGGTGCTGGGCTGAAATATCTGGATGTCGGCGGTGGTTTGGGGGTCGACTACGATGGCTCGCAAACGGACTTCCATTCCAGCATGAATTATACGTTGGAAGAATATGCCCGCGACGTCGTATCGCACGTTCAATCGATCTGCAACGAGGCGGAGGTTCCTCATCCGCACTTGTTGTCGGAAAGCGGCCGTGCGGTCGTTGCTTTCCATAGCGTGCTCGTGTTTGGCACCTTGGGGGTTGCGGAACAAGGGCTCGGCGAGCTGAAAAAAGAGATCGATGCGGATACGCCGACCCCCCTTCGCGATTTGAAAGAAGCATACGCTTCAGTCAGCCCACGAACGGTGCTCGAGAGTTTTCACGATGCTCAAATGGCTTTGGACATGGCGTTATCCATGTTCGGCAACGGCAATCTGACTTTGGAAGAGCGAAGTGAGGCGGAGACGCTTTACTGGAATCTCTGCTTTAAGATTCGCGGTTTGATCTCGGAGCTGGATCATGTACCGGAAGAGTTCGAAGGGCTCGATCGCATGTTGTGCGACACCTACTTCTGTAACTTCTCGCTTTTCCAGTCGCTGCCGGACAACTGGGCAATTAGTCAGCTATTCCCGATCATGCCGATCCATCGCCTGGATGAAGAACCACAAAGACATGCGGTGATCGGCGACATCACGTGCGATAGCGATGGCAAGATCGACCAGTTCATCGACCGCCGTCACATCAAGCGAACGTTGCAATTGCATCGTTATGATGGAAAGCCTTATTACATGGCTGCGTTCCTCGTAGGGGCTTACCAAGAGGTACTCGGCGACCTGCACAACCTGTTCGGCGATACCAACGCCGTGCACGTGGAACTGGATGACCAAGGTGAGCCCACGTTCACCCACATCATCAAGGGGGATACAGTGCAGGAAGTGCTGCATTACATGCAATACAACGAAGAAGAGCTCACGCGACAGATGCAGCGGAGCGTCGAGCAGTCGATCAAGAAGGGCGTGATTGAGCAGCGGGAAGCAGGCGCGATCATGAAGTTTTACGAGTCAGGGCTGCGTGGCTACACCTATCTGGAATAGCCAAAATCGCGACCGCTCGCCACATGATTCAAGGAAGAAAAATGCCCTGGAGCATTCCCGGTTTACCGGCAATGTTCGCAGGGCATTTCTGTTGGCGAGATACGAACTGGGAACTAATCCTTGAGTTCTAGTACCAAGTTGTCATTACCAGCAGAAGTAACCTTCACACTCAATCCCGACTTGCTGGCATTGCCGAACTTCTGGGGAATGATGTACTTGGTCTTGGTTTGTTTGTTATCTGGGTCGCCACCCGACACATCGACCGACTCGGTCTTGGTGACGGTCACAGCAAAATCGCCTTCGGGCATGCCTTTGTGAGGAGGAAAAGCCTGAGCGGTGAATCGACCTTCGGCGTCAGTACGTGCGGACGCGCCGACTTTGCCGTTCTTTGGGGCAAAGACGACGATTGCTTCCGCCACGGGACTGTTGTGGTAAGTCACCTGTCCTGAAACGTTATAAAGCGGTGGTGCTCCTTCGGGGAGCGGAGTTTCGCTTGACGTACATCCAGCCAGGGCAACGGCCAGCAAGCAAAGCATCGTGGTGCGTATCAACATGGGAGAAATCTCCAACGGAAATTCAAAGAGAAAATCAAGCGCGTGTCGGCAAGTAAGCGGGCCGTTGATTTGTCCCGCTCTTTGTTCGTTGGTCAGCCAATCATGGTGCGTTAGACCACTAGTTGGCAGTGTAGGTTTCGCCACCGTTGCGAGTGCCCATCGCACCCCAGACACCGAACGGGGAATAGCCCGATCCGTTGTACGCTGGAGGAGTTGCCGATTGGTTGCCGGTATCGACCGTTTCCGAGACGAACTTGGTTGAACCGTCCCCCATGGTGCAAAGCACACCGCCTGGGTGGCGGCTGCCAGCACTGTACATGCCTGGGTACCAGTGACTTCCACTGCTGCTGAAGCAGGAAGGCGAGTTCGGAGGCATGATGGTGTTAAAGCCGGAGAAGTACTCGGCACCGTCAGCGAAGCGGAAGCCACGCGATGTATCGCTGGTCCAACCACCAGAGTAGTATGCACGATTGGTGTAGTCGTAGGTCGCTTTACAAGCCGAAGGAGTCGTGATTCCGGTGCTGCTGGACACCATGCCGATGTCGCTGGTACCAAGCGGGCGAACGAGCTCCGACAGGGCGATCGTATTGGAAGTACCGTCGGTCATATCACGGAAGCCGTAGCATTGATACGATCCGAAAAGGCCACGAGATGGGCGTGGTGTGGGGGCGGTTTCGCTGCCGGTCGCTGTGCCGTTCAGGCTGTCGCCACCACAGAAGACGTAGTTGTAAATCCCTCGCTCTGAGCCAGCTGGAACGCCCGTGCTGCCATCGGATGGACAAAGCAGGGCGTCCAGTTTGAATCCAGCGAAAGCACCGTCCCAAGGAGCCAGTTGACCCGGCTGGATCAACTGATTGTAAAGCGCTTCCTGCTCGAAGAACGGTAGCAAGGCCATCATGCCGCTGATACGTGTTCGCTGATAGCCAGATCCCGGTGTACCGGTGCCCATGTTACGAGCTGGGAACTTACCGTAGGTGTCGTGATAGTTGTGTAACGACAACCCAAGTTGCTTCATGTTGTTCGAGCACTGCATGCGGCGAGCCGCTTCACGAGCCTGCTGAACCGCCGGCAGAAGCAAGGCAATAAGAACGCCGATGATGGCGATTACCACAAGCAATTCGACGAGTGTGAAACCGCGTGTATTCGCGGTGCGCGCAAATCGGTTGCGCTGAACTTGAGACTGCATTTCAAAGTTCCTGGAAGATGATGGATGGGATGTAAAAAGACAGCTATCGGCGACAAGCGTTGTCGCGACTGCTGGCATGTTCCTGAGAAATAATTCCGCAAAAATTAAACACTTCTGTCGGAAGTGTCTGGCCTCTGCGTTGGGGCAGGATGTGGGCACTCAACTCAGATGTGGGGAAATGAATTGAGTGTGCGTCCAACTTTTATAGTAACACCAAGAAATTGTAAAGGTAGCGACAATTTTCTTTTAGTTGACAGCAGCCCTTCGAATGGTGTAGTGAGCTTCCTTGGGCCAAAGGGTTTTACCCTGGCCTGCGACCTCATCATCGAGAAATATCTCGTACACGAACCCTTCTCGAAGTGGGGATTCAAGAGTGATGGTGGCCACGAGACGATCATTGGACAGTTGGACAGAAGTTACGTTTTCTAGTTGACGTTTTTTGTCGTCCCCACCATAAGCAGGTGTGGATTCGCGGGTATATGACGCAACAGTATAGTTCGACGGAAGGGTACCTAACGCCACATCGACTTGCTGTGTAAAGCGAATTTGAAAGCCAGTCGGTGTCAAAGTCACTTCATCGATCCCCATGGGGAGATGAACTGACTTCGGCCGCATGCGGGTAAACGCACCAACGTTGTTACCACCTCCCCACCCGGCATCACGGATGTTACCGACGTAGACATCTCCGTCCGGAGCGACGGCACAGCTGATGGGTCCTAGAAGACCTTTTTCCGCCTCCTTGGGTGGATCGACTGTCAGCGGGTAGACCGCACCTTGGATGACATCTCCCACATGTTCAAAGCTCATCCGGACAAGACGTCTGGTGTCGTATTCGCAGCCGATCATATCGCCTTCCCAGGGACCGTAGAGGTCGTAGCCTAGTTTCTCCCGCTCGTTCGCGGGAGTTTCGAGAAAGCAGATGCCGTTCACACTACGTGTCCAAGGATGCGGAATGGCAATTGACGGAGGAGTCTCTTCAGGGGCAAACCCTGGAACACGATCGATCTTGTTGATGAATCCATACCGGAGGCCAGGGACGACATGGTTCAATTCGTTGAATGGATTCCAGTTGCCTTGGTTGTCGGTCACGAACAAGTCGCCTGCCTTGTTACGGGCGATTCCCATCGGAAAACGATGTCCGGCAGTCAGTTCTTCGATGCGGAACGATTGCCCTTCTGGATTGGACGATTCGGGGATCAGCTTTAAGACGGTTCCACGATACTTGGCTGCCTCTGCACTACGGTCGTCCTGTTGGCAGGGAATTGCGACGTAGTAGTTCCCTTCTTCATCCTGAGGCAGGCCAACCGCCCAGTCGTGATAGTCATCGGTATGTCCCCAGCCGTCGGCTAAGGTAGTCACGCGTTCAATTTTTCCATCACCATTCTCATCCCACAGCCGCAGCAAAGCGTATTTGTTGACGACGTCGATATACTTCTCGTGCGCCTTCAAGCCGTAAGGGGCTGCGTACTCATCCCCGAACTGCTGGTAGGTGTCTTCCAGCCCGTCTCCATCGGTGTCGGTAAGTTTCCATATGCGTCCCTTTAACGATGCGGCAATCAGGCTTCCATCGGGTTGCCAGTCCATCGCAATCGGCATCATTTCGGTCGTAATCGGAAGCCGGGCCGCATTCCAACCGGGGATGATATCCAACTGCACGGCTGCCGACTTGCGTTCTGGAATCTCCGGCGTAGGCTGCAGAATCTCACCTGGCAGATCCAAATGAAATGTCATCGAGATCGTCGAGTCGTCGCCCGAGGAAATCCAAACCACACCTTGGTCGTCCACGCTGACTCCAGGTGACTTGTCGACGTCGATACGCACATCGCCGGAGGTAAAGCGGAATGATTCGCTGATCGAGGTATCTCGCTCGAATGGTCCAGCGAGCGACTGTTTGGGAAGTTGCAAGCCGACCTTGCTACCTGCGGGGATGTCTGCAAACGTCAGTACGCGGCGGAACGAATTGATGGGTTGATCCTCGCTCGTCCATTCGGGCGAGAGCATTTGCCGAACGCTGAGGGGCACGGCATCTGAACCACCGAACTTTAAGTCGTGCGTCCAAGAAACACGCTCCCCTTCATAGTCAATCTCCTTAAAACGGGTGAAGAACTGACCATCGCGAATCGGTTTCCGCAGCTTCCCAGCGGCATCCTTAAGAAGAATCTCCGGTCCATTGGCAGTCTCTTGCAAGAGGCCGCGACCACCAGCTTCCCAGTGCCACGTTTTGCCCTCGCTGCGTTGTCGTGCGATGTCTCCAACCCACCACTGTTTGAGCGAGGCGGATTCGAGGTCGTACAAGACATTGTTTCGATTGGGGAGACCAACCAGTAGAGGTTTGATCAATACCTGCTTCGCATCCAGTTTCATCACATCGGTCAGCACAATCGGTCGAACGGCGGCTTCTCGTCGACCGTCATGTCGAACAATTCGGACCGGATCAGGTTTCGGCGGGGTGAAGTCTGGCGTATTCAGTACATGCCAGACAGCCGCCAGTTGGGTGTCGACATCGTTATCGAGGATGCCTTGTACAGGCAGTTTGACACTGGGCATCTCCATGCGCGGAACGATTCGTGCAGGATCGTGCACCCAGCGATAGAACCATGGTTCTCGAATTCTTTTGCCAAGCATCGACAAGTCAGGCCCTTTGGCGTTCAGCGGTGCTTTGGGAGGCACCATCTGGCCGACCTGGTGACAACTGGTACAACCGAAGCCATCGGTCGTCACAAGACGAGACCCAGCGACCGTGGCCGCCAAGCCGTCGCTCTGCGGAACGTCGATCATCGCCGGCCCATTCTCCGGGATGCGGTCCTGAGCGACAAAGAAATCAACTAGGGCTGCTTGTTCCTGCTCGGTCAAATCGAACTTCGGCATACGGACCTTGAGCCAAGGCCGGTGCGTCGGTTCATTACGGCGAATTGCCGCAAGCAGCGCATCGTTGTGAAGTTTGTCTCCCACGCTATTTAAGGAAGGAGGCACCATGGCTGGCAGCAATGAAGCCAACTTACCATGGACATCACTGACATGTTTGGCGACGTCCGATAAGCCTCCTTCGACGCCACGTGGATGGCAAGAGAGGCAGTTGTTCTTCGTCAAGACCCAAGCGGCATCAACCTGCTCTTTCGCTTGATGGATCGCGCGCGAGCGCTGTCGAATGTACGTCTTGATTGCTTCGCGGTCTTCCTCCGCCAGCTTGTATCCTGGCTGTCCGGTCTCGGCAACCGGATCGGTGAGACAGGCCTCACGCCAAAGATTGCCGGGACCAAGCGGAGTAATTTCCTCTCCGGGGGGCAGTATCGCGGCACCCGGCATTTGATGACAGGCATTACAACGGTTCGCGGCAACAACCTCCCTGCCCCGCTTCACTTTACGTGGATCGAAATCACGAATCGGAGTTCGTGCTTTACCATTCTCACGGCTGAGCGAAGCCAAGAACTGGGCGATATCATCACGTTCTTTGGGATTAAGGTCGTAGACTGGCATCCGGTGATCCGCATTTAGCTTCGCTGGATCCTTTAGCCAGGTTTGAAAGTAACCTTGTGGGCGTTTCTCGGCGATGTTGGTCAGCTCTGGGCCACCCATGACGTTCGCCGTACCGAGTTCGCCAATCTTATGGCATGCGGTACAACCGAGCGTAAGCACCAGGTTTCGACCACTGGCGGCCGAGCCCTTTGCTGGTAGCGACTTCTCTTTCGTGCGTGGTTTCGATTCCGAAAGCAAATACTCAACGACCGCCTCGACATCGTCGGCCGATAAGTCGAAGTGCGGCATTCTTCGCAGCGAGTCATTGGCCGCTTCCTGGATATGGCTTCCCAGCCAATCACGCAGCCATGGTTCGGAAATATTGCCGCTCAATGCCGCCAAAGACGGCGCTTTCAGGGCAGTGGTTTCTCCTTGCATTTCATGACAAGCAACGCAGCGAAAGCCCGCCACGAGTTCGCGTCCGCGCTCAAAGGGTTGCTCGATGGTTTTATCGATATCGTGATAGAAATACTCCGCAGGAATTGGTTCCAGGGGAAAGTCAGGGCCTGACCAGAATAACCGTAGTTCTGCGTTGTCATTCGTCTTGGCGAAATCGACTTGGAAGGGATGCCAGTCAAATTTCATCGACAATGGTTTGCCCGAAACCCACTTCGGCCTATCGGTATCGACGTTGAGGACCGTTTCCCCTTCCAAGATCACCCGTGCTTTCCCGCTTACGTGGGCATGGATGGTGTATTCGCCGGACGTGCGGCTTAGGAGCAGGCCATCCCATCGCGCGCTGAACTTACCATCGCTGATTCGCGGATCTGGTGCCGAGTTTTGCCAATCGAACGAAACGGTCGAATCAATGCGGACGCACTGCGAGCCATCGGTGCCGCGAATGGTCGTGATCATGCCACGGCCAAAGTCTTCCTCGAACTGGGCAGTGGCTGGAGTGGCAAGCCAGGTAATCGTTGCGAGAGTGAGAAATAACGCTGGCGCGAGAAAACGCATTCGCTGAATCCTGCAGAGGAGAAACGGGTAGGCGGTCGAAAGGAGGGCTTGGAAGTT
This window contains:
- a CDS encoding c-type cytochrome, with protein sequence MRFLAPALFLTLATITWLATPATAQFEEDFGRGMITTIRGTDGSQCVRIDSTVSFDWQNSAPDPRISDGKFSARWDGLLLSRTSGEYTIHAHVSGKARVILEGETVLNVDTDRPKWVSGKPLSMKFDWHPFQVDFAKTNDNAELRLFWSGPDFPLEPIPAEYFYHDIDKTIEQPFERGRELVAGFRCVACHEMQGETTALKAPSLAALSGNISEPWLRDWLGSHIQEAANDSLRRMPHFDLSADDVEAVVEYLLSESKPRTKEKSLPAKGSAASGRNLVLTLGCTACHKIGELGTANVMGGPELTNIAEKRPQGYFQTWLKDPAKLNADHRMPVYDLNPKERDDIAQFLASLSRENGKARTPIRDFDPRKVKRGREVVAANRCNACHQMPGAAILPPGEEITPLGPGNLWREACLTDPVAETGQPGYKLAEEDREAIKTYIRQRSRAIHQAKEQVDAAWVLTKNNCLSCHPRGVEGGLSDVAKHVSDVHGKLASLLPAMVPPSLNSVGDKLHNDALLAAIRRNEPTHRPWLKVRMPKFDLTEQEQAALVDFFVAQDRIPENGPAMIDVPQSDGLAATVAGSRLVTTDGFGCTSCHQVGQMVPPKAPLNAKGPDLSMLGKRIREPWFYRWVHDPARIVPRMEMPSVKLPVQGILDNDVDTQLAAVWHVLNTPDFTPPKPDPVRIVRHDGRREAAVRPIVLTDVMKLDAKQVLIKPLLVGLPNRNNVLYDLESASLKQWWVGDIARQRSEGKTWHWEAGGRGLLQETANGPEILLKDAAGKLRKPIRDGQFFTRFKEIDYEGERVSWTHDLKFGGSDAVPLSVRQMLSPEWTSEDQPINSFRRVLTFADIPAGSKVGLQLPKQSLAGPFERDTSISESFRFTSGDVRIDVDKSPGVSVDDQGVVWISSGDDSTISMTFHLDLPGEILQPTPEIPERKSAAVQLDIIPGWNAARLPITTEMMPIAMDWQPDGSLIAASLKGRIWKLTDTDGDGLEDTYQQFGDEYAAPYGLKAHEKYIDVVNKYALLRLWDENGDGKIERVTTLADGWGHTDDYHDWAVGLPQDEEGNYYVAIPCQQDDRSAEAAKYRGTVLKLIPESSNPEGQSFRIEELTAGHRFPMGIARNKAGDLFVTDNQGNWNPFNELNHVVPGLRYGFINKIDRVPGFAPEETPPSIAIPHPWTRSVNGICFLETPANEREKLGYDLYGPWEGDMIGCEYDTRRLVRMSFEHVGDVIQGAVYPLTVDPPKEAEKGLLGPISCAVAPDGDVYVGNIRDAGWGGGNNVGAFTRMRPKSVHLPMGIDEVTLTPTGFQIRFTQQVDVALGTLPSNYTVASYTRESTPAYGGDDKKRQLENVTSVQLSNDRLVATITLESPLREGFVYEIFLDDEVAGQGKTLWPKEAHYTIRRAAVN